The Pseudodesulfovibrio sp. S3 genome window below encodes:
- the ychF gene encoding redox-regulated ATPase YchF, translating into MSLSIGIVGLPNVGKSTLFNALTKAQNAESANYAFCTIEPNKAVVPVPDSRLDVLAGLVKPQRVQSSTVDFVDIAGLVAGASKGEGLGNKFLANIRETQAILHVVRCFDDDDVIHVANSVDPLRDIEVIETELILADVQVLENRLERMEKQLKGDKTLAPKIEAAKQLLAHMDQAQPASSFTGGGKALPELLAELRLITAKNVIYCANVDEEGVAGDNGHVTAVRALAEERGAEFVKISARMEEELVGLDEEEYQEFMESYGIKESGLHQIIRTGFNSLGLISYFTAGVKEVRAWTINVGDKAPQAAGVIHTDFERGFIRAEVISYDNYVKYGSEAKCRSEGVLRVEGKEYVMHDGDVTHFLFNV; encoded by the coding sequence ATGTCACTCAGTATCGGTATCGTCGGGCTGCCCAATGTCGGCAAGTCCACCCTGTTCAATGCGCTCACCAAGGCACAGAATGCCGAAAGCGCCAACTATGCCTTTTGCACCATTGAACCGAACAAGGCCGTGGTGCCTGTGCCGGATAGCCGTCTGGACGTCCTGGCCGGGCTGGTAAAACCCCAGCGTGTGCAGAGCTCCACAGTGGATTTCGTGGACATTGCCGGCCTGGTGGCCGGGGCCAGCAAGGGCGAAGGGCTGGGCAACAAGTTTTTGGCCAACATTCGCGAAACCCAGGCCATTCTGCATGTGGTCCGCTGTTTTGACGACGACGACGTCATTCACGTGGCCAACTCCGTGGACCCGCTCCGGGATATCGAGGTCATTGAGACCGAGTTGATACTGGCCGATGTCCAGGTTCTGGAAAATCGTCTTGAGCGCATGGAAAAGCAGCTCAAGGGCGATAAGACCCTGGCCCCGAAGATCGAGGCGGCCAAGCAGTTGCTGGCACACATGGATCAGGCGCAACCCGCAAGCAGCTTTACGGGCGGGGGCAAGGCACTGCCCGAGCTCCTGGCCGAACTGCGCCTGATCACGGCCAAGAACGTCATTTATTGCGCCAATGTGGACGAAGAGGGTGTGGCCGGGGACAACGGCCACGTCACGGCGGTGCGCGCCCTGGCCGAGGAGCGTGGAGCTGAGTTCGTCAAGATTTCCGCACGCATGGAAGAAGAACTGGTGGGCCTTGATGAAGAGGAATACCAGGAGTTCATGGAATCCTACGGCATCAAGGAGTCCGGTCTGCACCAGATCATCCGTACCGGCTTCAACTCACTCGGGTTGATCAGCTACTTTACCGCAGGGGTCAAGGAAGTCCGTGCCTGGACCATCAACGTGGGGGACAAGGCTCCCCAGGCGGCAGGCGTCATCCACACCGATTTCGAGCGGGGTTTCATCCGGGCCGAAGTGATCAGCTACGACAACTATGTCAAGTACGGCTCCGAAGCGAAATGCCGTTCCGAGGGAGTGCTTCGGGTCGAGGGCAAGGAGTATGTCATGCACGACGGTGACGTGACGCACTTTCTGTTCAACGTGTAA